A stretch of DNA from Gimesia chilikensis:
CACCACCAGCTCGTATCAGCAAGGAAGGGCCTTAGCATGCAACAGCATAACACAGATCACGTCGGAATTGACATTTCAAAATCTAAGTTTGATACCAGAATTTCAGGTCGTCCCAAAGGTTCCGTTTATGAGTACACACCCGACGGGATGAAACAGTTCATGCAGGTGCTTCAGAAGACTCAGCCCAAACTGATCTGCCTGGAAGCAACGGGAGGACTGGAACGAAAACTCGTTGCCTGTCTACACAAGCATGGGTTTCCAGTCGCCGTCGTCAACCCTCGGCAGATCCGGGACTTTGCCCGCGCCAAGAACCGGCTGGCGAAAACCGATCAGATTGACGCGCACACGATCATGGAATTTGCCCAGGTGATGCAGCCGCGGATTACCCCACTTTTAACACAGGTCCAGCAGAAAATGCGGGAATTCAGTGCTCGCAGGCAGCAGGTCAGCAAGATGATCATCCAGGAGCAGAACCGCCTGGAAACCACCCCGGACAGGGAAGTGGCCAAAATGATTAGCGATTCAATCCAGTTCTATAAAAAACAGCTCAAACACATCGAGAAAAAACTGAAGGAGCTGATTGACGCGGATGAAGAATCCCGCGAGCGCTCTGAAATCCTGCAGTCAGTACCTGGTGTGGCCGGCACAACCGCGGCCCTGCTCATCTCAGACCTTCCGGAACTGGGGAGTCTGAATCGAAAGCAGATCGCGCGGCTGATCGGCCTGGCTCCCACCAACCGTGACAGTGGAACTCTGCGTGGGAAAAGAACGATTGGCGGGGGACGAGTCCGGATCCGGAACGGGTTATACATGCCCACCGTCACGGCCCTGAATCACAACCCCAGGATCAAAGCGTTCTACAAACGGCTCGTGGAAAATGGAAAGTCCAAAATGGTCGCCCTCGTGGCCGCCATGCGGAAACTGCTCATCATTCTCAACACCATGGTCAAAGAAGGGAAAAAATGGGAGGCAAACGTGATTAAAATCTGATTTTTTAAGACAGTCGCTACGGATCTCATTATTGTTGGGGGTTCCGTTGATGGGGGTTATCTTCTGGATGGGCGTGGGGGAGTCAAGACAAAATTTTGTCCCGATGTGGCCGGATTTTGTCCTGGTGTGGCCTGGAATTTGTCCCGGTCCGGCCGGAATCTGTCCGGCTGTGTCCGGGGAACATCGGGCACTGGTGCGTTGCGATCAGGTGCAGATGTAGTGAAAACCGGCGGCTGTTCAGGTGGGGTTGAGGCACTGGTGGAGCTTGTGCCGGTGCTCAGGCAGGTGTCTCGCGCGCGAGCCAGATTTCAAACAACATACCGATCGGCGGGAGCGGTTCCAGTCCAGTTTGAGCAGTGCGCAGCGGTTTTCAGTTCCGGGTCTTCAGGTGAAAACGCTTCAGTCCTTGAGGCGGATCGTGACGCTGGCGGCGTGGGCGGTGAGGCCTTCCTTTTCGGCGAGCAGCGTGATGCCGGGGGCGTCTCCCTGCAGACCCTCCTGGTTGTAGTAGATCACCGAGGAGCGTTTGAGGAAGTCGATCGAACAGAGGCCGTTGGCGAAGCGGGCAGTGCCTCCGGTGGGAAGCACGTGCGACGGGCCGGCGTAGTAGTCGCCGGTCGCGACGGGAGTAAAATGTCCCATGAAGAT
This window harbors:
- a CDS encoding IS110 family transposase, producing MQQHNTDHVGIDISKSKFDTRISGRPKGSVYEYTPDGMKQFMQVLQKTQPKLICLEATGGLERKLVACLHKHGFPVAVVNPRQIRDFARAKNRLAKTDQIDAHTIMEFAQVMQPRITPLLTQVQQKMREFSARRQQVSKMIIQEQNRLETTPDREVAKMISDSIQFYKKQLKHIEKKLKELIDADEESRERSEILQSVPGVAGTTAALLISDLPELGSLNRKQIARLIGLAPTNRDSGTLRGKRTIGGGRVRIRNGLYMPTVTALNHNPRIKAFYKRLVENGKSKMVALVAAMRKLLIILNTMVKEGKKWEANVIKI